The following nucleotide sequence is from Kiritimatiellia bacterium.
GCAGGAGAAGGACTGGGGCCTGGCCACCGTCGAGTTCCGCGTGCCGACCTGGCAGCCGAGCCAGGTGCTGGGCGTGAACGACAGCCGGGAACTGGGGTTCCGGTTCTACGCCCTGGACTGGCGGCCGGTCGAGGCCGACGCCGCCGCGAAATAGGACGACGCGTTTTGCGCATGAGCTTGCCCGAGCAAATACCGGCCGGCGCCGTGGAAGTCTCCGTGATCGTCCCGGCCGTCAACGCGCCCCTGCTGCCGGTGACGGTGAAGAGCCTGCTGGAGCAGCGGACCGCGCGCCCGTTCGAGATCCTGGCCGTCGGCGTGTTCGATCCCGCGACCCTGCCGGCCGACCCTCGCCTGCGCTGCACCGTCACGCCGAAACCGGTCTCCGCGGGCGCGAACCGGAACCTGGCGCTGAAAGAGGCCAGGGGCAAGTACGCGCTTTTCACCGACGCCGACTGCCGCGTGGCGCCGGACTGGATCGAGCGGCTCGCCGCGCGGCTGGACGAGGGCTACCGCATGGCCGGCGGCGCGTACACCTTCCCGAGCGACAACTACTGGACCCTCGGCGAGAACATGGCGATCCTCAACACCCTCTCGCCCGACACGCCGGCCGGCGAGGTCGATATCCGCGTCGGCGGCGGGAACATGGGCCTGTGGCGCGAGACGCTCGCGGAGCTGGGCGGGTTCGACGAGACCTTCCGCGGCGGGCAGGACAACGACCTGGCCATCAAGCTGCTCAAGGCCGGCCACAAGATTTTCTTCGAGCCGCGCGCCCTCGTGGAGCATCTCCACCCCGGCGGCTCGGCGGCCGACCTGCGCAAGCACGCGGAGGTCTACGGGAAGGCCGCCGTGGCGCTGATCCTCCGGCATCCGGATTACTACGGGTGGAACCGGATTCGCAAACTCTGGCGGCTCCGGTGGCTCTTCCTGCTGTGGAGCCCCGTCAAGGCCGCGCACCAGGCCTGCACCGTCTTCGCGGGCAACCCGGGTTGGCGCCGGTGGTGGCGCGAGTGGCCGGCGGTCTGGCTGTTCTACTTCGTCCGCCGCACGGCCATGGCCCGCGAACTGCGCCAGCTC
It contains:
- a CDS encoding glycosyltransferase yields the protein MSLPEQIPAGAVEVSVIVPAVNAPLLPVTVKSLLEQRTARPFEILAVGVFDPATLPADPRLRCTVTPKPVSAGANRNLALKEARGKYALFTDADCRVAPDWIERLAARLDEGYRMAGGAYTFPSDNYWTLGENMAILNTLSPDTPAGEVDIRVGGGNMGLWRETLAELGGFDETFRGGQDNDLAIKLLKAGHKIFFEPRALVEHLHPGGSAADLRKHAEVYGKAAVALILRHPDYYGWNRIRKLWRLRWLFLLWSPVKAAHQACTVFAGNPGWRRWWREWPAVWLFYFVRRTAMARELRQLQTLDRPPA